A single region of the Lysinibacillus sp. B2A1 genome encodes:
- a CDS encoding transcriptional regulator, whose translation MVLNNTNQERDVYAAIADPTRRQLLNLLANADELPLHELTAQFEMGRTAVSKHLAILKEAGLVIARKEGRETRYRLNAAPLKEIQDWVSIYEGFWKDRISKLHLLLEENK comes from the coding sequence GTGGTTTTGAATAATACTAACCAAGAGCGTGATGTCTATGCAGCCATCGCTGACCCAACAAGACGTCAATTGCTAAATTTGTTAGCTAATGCAGATGAGTTACCGCTACACGAATTAACGGCTCAATTTGAAATGGGGCGTACGGCTGTATCTAAACATTTAGCCATCCTAAAAGAGGCTGGTCTTGTCATTGCTCGAAAAGAAGGAAGAGAAACGAGATATCGGCTGAATGCAGCTCCGTTGAAAGAAATTCAAGATTGGGTATCAATTTATGAAGGCTTTTGGAAAGACAGAATATCAAAATTACATTTACTATTGGAGGAAAATAAATGA
- a CDS encoding ATPase, with the protein MVELIDWKNSAKGHKFIASFSGGKDSVLAIYKASQVGRAIGLIVMFEEEGQRSRSHGMPPELIRAQADSIGLPVYTAAASWADYESVFLGLLENAKNQGAEVLVTGDLDIPAQGCWHDEVTKRVGLKLGMPLWEMNHREAVDEFIHLGFVTVIVTVNLSLGMIEEDLGRVLTPEYVKELEARNIDPCGEGGEFHTTVIDGPLFQYPITVRKCPIIRDGEYAFLPLELA; encoded by the coding sequence ATGGTAGAATTAATCGATTGGAAAAATAGTGCTAAAGGACACAAATTTATAGCCTCCTTTAGTGGAGGAAAGGATAGTGTCCTAGCAATTTATAAAGCATCACAAGTAGGAAGAGCGATTGGACTTATCGTGATGTTCGAGGAAGAGGGCCAACGTTCTAGATCACATGGAATGCCACCTGAGCTTATACGGGCACAAGCTGACTCGATTGGTTTACCCGTCTATACAGCTGCGGCAAGTTGGGCAGATTACGAAAGTGTATTTTTAGGTCTTTTAGAAAATGCTAAAAATCAAGGGGCAGAGGTATTAGTTACAGGTGATTTAGATATTCCTGCACAAGGCTGCTGGCATGACGAGGTCACAAAAAGAGTTGGATTAAAGCTCGGCATGCCATTATGGGAGATGAATCATCGAGAAGCTGTCGATGAATTTATTCACTTAGGATTTGTTACGGTTATTGTCACTGTCAATTTATCATTAGGCATGATAGAGGAAGATTTAGGACGAGTACTTACCCCTGAATATGTAAAGGAACTCGAAGCTCGTAACATTGATCCTTGCGGTGAAGGTGGAGAATTCCATACAACCGTCATTGATGGTCCTCTTTTCCAGTATCCCATAACTGTTCGTAAATGTCCCATTATTAGAGATGGGGAATACGCATTTTTACCTTTGGAACTTGCATAA
- a CDS encoding proline--tRNA ligase, with translation MSKQLEDFSKWYIETIQKADLMDYTPVRGCIAFKPDGYEIWEHIQEEMDRRFKETGHRNAYFPMLIPESFFQKEKDHIEGFSPELPWVTEAAGEQLEERLALRPTSETMIGHLYSNWIKSYRDLPVLINQWANVFRWEKKTLPFIRTSEFLWQEGHTAHVDEEDARKETMQMLEIYKEVVEQVLAIPVYDGQKTPSERFAGAIDTYSIEAMMKNGKAVQAGTSHYLGTKFAEAFNIKYLNKANQHEYVHTTSWGTSTRLIGSVIMVHGDEQGLILPPKIAPTQVVLIPVGPWKKNPQIMEHLDEIFAALKAKGIRVRLDDSDQSPGFKFNEWELKGVPVRIELGPRDLENNQALLKARDEEDKQTIDLANVITAIEEELTTMQTRLLEKARQFREANAHTTIDTLLQLQQHIKTAKDNGTIPGWVLAGWCGNDACEEKVKEETKYTTRNIPFNPPTTKTSCICCGNEAKHTVWFAQAY, from the coding sequence ATGTCAAAACAACTAGAAGATTTTTCGAAATGGTATATCGAAACCATCCAAAAGGCAGATTTAATGGATTATACACCTGTTCGTGGCTGTATTGCCTTTAAACCGGATGGCTATGAAATTTGGGAGCATATTCAAGAGGAGATGGACCGTCGTTTTAAAGAAACGGGGCATCGTAATGCCTACTTCCCAATGTTAATTCCTGAATCTTTTTTCCAAAAGGAAAAGGACCATATTGAAGGATTTTCACCTGAGCTTCCTTGGGTGACAGAGGCTGCTGGAGAGCAATTAGAGGAACGCTTAGCGCTTCGCCCAACATCGGAAACGATGATTGGCCATCTTTACTCAAATTGGATCAAAAGCTACCGTGACCTGCCAGTACTTATTAATCAATGGGCAAATGTCTTCCGCTGGGAAAAGAAAACACTTCCTTTTATTCGTACATCTGAATTTTTATGGCAGGAGGGGCATACGGCTCACGTAGATGAAGAAGATGCTCGTAAGGAAACGATGCAAATGCTAGAGATTTATAAGGAGGTTGTGGAGCAAGTCTTGGCAATTCCTGTCTATGATGGACAAAAAACACCTTCTGAACGTTTTGCAGGTGCAATTGATACGTATTCAATTGAGGCGATGATGAAAAATGGCAAGGCAGTTCAAGCTGGTACATCCCATTATTTAGGTACAAAATTTGCTGAAGCCTTTAATATTAAGTATTTAAATAAAGCGAACCAGCATGAATATGTACACACAACGTCTTGGGGTACTTCTACTCGTTTAATTGGTTCTGTCATAATGGTGCATGGGGATGAGCAAGGTCTTATTTTACCACCTAAAATTGCACCAACCCAAGTAGTATTGATTCCTGTTGGTCCTTGGAAAAAGAATCCTCAAATTATGGAGCATCTGGATGAGATTTTTGCTGCTCTAAAAGCGAAAGGTATTCGAGTACGTCTTGATGATTCAGACCAATCGCCAGGCTTTAAGTTTAATGAATGGGAACTAAAGGGTGTGCCAGTTCGTATTGAACTAGGACCTCGTGACCTTGAAAACAATCAAGCTTTATTGAAAGCACGTGATGAAGAAGATAAACAAACAATTGACTTAGCTAATGTCATTACAGCCATTGAGGAAGAATTAACAACCATGCAAACCCGTTTATTGGAAAAAGCACGTCAATTCCGTGAGGCAAACGCTCATACAACGATTGACACTCTACTACAATTACAACAGCACATTAAAACAGCCAAAGATAACGGCACTATTCCAGGCTGGGTTCTTGCTGGATGGTGTGGGAATGATGCATGCGAGGAAAAAGTGAAAGAAGAGACAAAATATACGACTCGTAATATTCCATTTAATCCGCCGACAACAAAGACTTCTTGTATTTGCTGTGGAAACGAGGCAAAGCATACGGTTTGGTTTGCTCAAGCATATTAA
- a CDS encoding transcriptional regulator gives MTDYREGYEFYKQVCEKHGLEPINFHYYILNLSQEQLDAYNEQAKALGGRIEYEIS, from the coding sequence ATGACAGATTATCGTGAAGGCTATGAATTTTATAAACAAGTATGTGAGAAACATGGTCTTGAACCAATCAATTTTCATTATTATATTTTAAATTTATCTCAGGAGCAGTTAGATGCATACAATGAACAAGCCAAAGCATTGGGAGGCAGAATAGAATATGAAATCTCTTAG
- a CDS encoding transcriptional regulator produces the protein MSKYRDGYEFYCEMCERYGLEPISFRYYVLQLSQQQLSAYNMQAKQLGV, from the coding sequence ATGTCAAAGTATCGTGATGGCTATGAATTTTATTGTGAAATGTGTGAACGTTATGGATTAGAACCTATCTCTTTCCGTTATTATGTATTACAGTTATCTCAACAACAACTTTCTGCTTATAACATGCAAGCCAAACAATTAGGCGTTTAA
- a CDS encoding PadR family transcriptional regulator, translating to METRNNLVAEIELLNNSQLNGKHEANSWSIAQICHHLVLVEESSIKAIAWGLKQTDHKKTNRKNVQLIVDRSNKITAPKIVEPAEDLFTVQQIMHLLDESRKQLITFLDTIEDTSILSEKSVKHPALGELPLDQWIEQIYLHEQRHIEQIKEIKGALESTSNT from the coding sequence ATGGAAACTAGAAATAATTTAGTAGCTGAAATCGAGCTGTTAAATAATAGTCAATTGAACGGTAAGCACGAAGCAAACAGTTGGAGTATAGCTCAAATTTGCCATCACTTAGTCTTAGTGGAGGAATCATCTATTAAAGCAATCGCATGGGGATTAAAGCAAACAGATCACAAAAAAACAAATAGAAAAAATGTTCAATTAATTGTCGACAGATCCAATAAAATTACAGCGCCTAAAATTGTTGAACCGGCTGAGGACCTATTTACTGTTCAGCAAATAATGCATTTATTGGACGAGTCAAGAAAACAATTGATTACTTTCCTTGATACAATTGAGGATACATCTATATTATCAGAAAAATCCGTGAAGCACCCAGCTCTTGGTGAATTGCCACTTGATCAATGGATTGAACAAATATATTTACATGAACAGCGACATATTGAACAAATAAAAGAGATTAAAGGTGCATTAGAGTCTACCTCTAACACTTAA
- a CDS encoding recombinase XerC, whose amino-acid sequence MQKTKLPKFMKDFLVYLTTIRGKSQRTRKEYEYDLTLFFRFHLAVQHDLDIRNITSIDISTITIEEIRDITLEDLYLFMEYCEVQRGNSASARARKVATLKSFFKYLKGKRRLLEENPADELETPKIGRKRPIYMNIEEARQFIDGIQSNHASPRNYCMMMFFLNLGMRVSELCQLNKSSIQGRYLTVVGKGNKERTVYLNDSCMQALTDYEACGKTAYKGEGDEPLFVSQKGTRFTRQTVAKIVKQINQQSGLQKERLTPHKLRHTSATMMYKAGADIRSLQHILGHSSVATTQIYTHIEDEQLQQVLENNPFNIVRDR is encoded by the coding sequence ATGCAAAAGACCAAGCTGCCAAAATTTATGAAGGACTTCCTTGTTTATTTAACAACCATTAGAGGAAAGTCTCAGCGCACAAGAAAAGAATATGAATATGATCTGACACTATTTTTCAGATTTCATTTAGCTGTCCAACACGATTTAGATATACGCAACATTACCTCTATCGATATATCTACCATTACAATAGAAGAAATACGTGACATCACACTGGAAGATCTCTATTTATTTATGGAATATTGTGAGGTGCAGCGTGGAAACTCTGCATCTGCAAGAGCAAGGAAGGTTGCTACTTTAAAATCATTTTTTAAATACTTAAAAGGTAAACGTCGCCTTCTCGAAGAAAATCCTGCCGATGAATTAGAAACACCAAAGATTGGACGAAAACGACCGATTTATATGAATATTGAGGAAGCTAGGCAATTTATCGATGGTATTCAGTCGAATCATGCCTCCCCTAGAAATTATTGCATGATGATGTTTTTCTTGAATTTAGGAATGCGTGTATCAGAGCTTTGTCAGTTAAATAAATCATCCATACAAGGTCGATATTTAACTGTTGTTGGTAAAGGAAATAAGGAACGGACAGTTTATTTAAACGACAGCTGTATGCAGGCACTAACAGACTATGAAGCTTGTGGAAAGACAGCCTATAAAGGAGAGGGGGATGAGCCGCTATTTGTTTCCCAAAAGGGCACACGCTTTACTCGGCAAACCGTAGCTAAAATAGTAAAACAGATTAATCAGCAATCAGGACTTCAAAAAGAAAGACTGACACCGCATAAACTACGTCATACTTCTGCTACCATGATGTATAAAGCAGGGGCAGACATCCGCAGCCTTCAGCATATACTGGGGCACTCGAGTGTTGCGACGACGCAAATTTATACGCATATTGAAGATGAACAGCTTCAACAGGTTCTCGAAAATAACCCATTTAATATCGTCCGTGACAGATAA
- a CDS encoding alpha-E domain-containing protein, translated as MLSRVADALYWMARYSERTQTNAHILQGQLLNMLEQSGKEHEYIDHWEAILNICASKEEYLSCFEIIRVNPLIEYLLFSEKNCNALLATVSAIRENARVTRDSIPTELWELQNAFYLSLKEEIMGRQKPIPIIVLNSFLQNVRRTSLTVTGLIEGSMDRDLPFYFMQVGKWMERTEKTIRMILIVMEQHKHVTIPIHEVDGTFLLELSEATESYLRKHRQTNLLCVIQYLLQDIHFPRSFMFCLQKLEEAFIHIEKDSLSGRFLELHPPLKSSVLAMTNMDLWNFSIEDIILLMEERLRQCIEFSHTFATVYYLYEPSIQP; from the coding sequence ATGCTAAGCCGAGTAGCCGACGCACTATACTGGATGGCAAGATATAGTGAACGAACGCAAACAAACGCACATATATTACAGGGACAGCTGTTGAATATGTTGGAGCAATCTGGAAAAGAGCATGAATATATTGATCATTGGGAAGCTATATTAAATATTTGTGCGTCAAAGGAAGAATATTTGTCCTGCTTTGAAATAATTCGAGTAAATCCTCTTATTGAATATTTACTTTTTTCAGAAAAGAATTGTAACGCACTTTTAGCAACTGTGAGTGCTATTCGAGAAAATGCACGTGTTACTCGTGATAGTATCCCTACTGAACTTTGGGAATTGCAAAATGCATTTTATTTGTCTCTTAAAGAGGAAATAATGGGAAGGCAAAAGCCTATTCCTATTATTGTGCTGAATTCTTTTTTGCAAAATGTTCGTAGGACTTCTTTAACGGTTACAGGATTGATTGAGGGCTCCATGGATCGTGATTTACCTTTTTACTTTATGCAAGTTGGGAAATGGATGGAACGGACAGAAAAAACGATTCGAATGATATTAATCGTAATGGAGCAACATAAACACGTTACAATACCAATTCATGAAGTGGATGGTACCTTTCTACTTGAATTATCAGAGGCAACAGAATCGTATTTACGCAAGCATCGTCAAACAAATTTGCTCTGTGTTATTCAATATTTATTACAGGATATACATTTCCCGCGATCTTTCATGTTTTGCCTACAAAAATTAGAGGAAGCGTTTATCCATATAGAAAAGGATTCTCTTTCAGGAAGATTTTTAGAGCTTCATCCTCCTTTGAAAAGTTCAGTCTTGGCCATGACGAATATGGATTTATGGAATTTTAGTATTGAGGATATTATTTTATTAATGGAGGAAAGATTGCGCCAATGTATTGAATTTAGTCATACATTCGCGACAGTTTATTATTTATATGAACCCAGCATACAACCTTGA
- a CDS encoding transglutaminase family protein, which translates to MKFEIQHTNKFQYESEVDQSLNTIRLKPRSDERQRLLSYRIAIAPSSLTREHTDIWGNTVGTFYIPEQHQELEIQTTSIVSIQRAPFIHRIQYSPEMQTIFHSQLFYEHYLPYLKFTHFTYMTENQLEEVYHAIGHAENPVLFSLNLMQYLYSTFEYDPGATDVTTTANEAFVLKRGVCQDFTHVMLAVLRAKGIPARYVSGYLYVDEHSALVGDIATHAWVEVMIPGIGWIGLDPTNNVEVLENHIILCIGRDYSDISPVEGVYTGGKHDLTVKVNVRALNHL; encoded by the coding sequence ATGAAATTTGAAATTCAACATACTAATAAGTTTCAATATGAGTCTGAAGTTGACCAAAGCTTAAATACAATCCGCTTAAAGCCGAGAAGCGATGAGCGTCAGCGCTTATTATCTTATCGAATTGCAATTGCCCCCTCATCCCTAACACGTGAGCATACGGATATTTGGGGTAATACTGTTGGTACTTTCTATATTCCTGAGCAGCATCAGGAATTAGAAATTCAAACTACTTCTATCGTTAGTATTCAGCGTGCGCCATTTATTCATCGCATTCAATATTCACCAGAAATGCAAACGATATTTCATTCTCAGCTATTTTATGAACATTATCTTCCTTATTTAAAATTCACCCATTTTACGTATATGACAGAAAATCAATTAGAGGAAGTGTATCATGCCATTGGTCACGCTGAAAACCCTGTCCTTTTTTCACTTAATTTAATGCAATATTTATATTCAACATTTGAGTATGACCCTGGTGCAACAGATGTGACAACAACCGCAAATGAAGCCTTTGTACTTAAACGTGGTGTATGTCAGGATTTCACCCATGTCATGCTTGCAGTATTGCGGGCTAAAGGGATTCCAGCTCGTTATGTAAGCGGCTATCTATACGTTGATGAACACTCAGCTTTAGTCGGTGATATTGCTACACATGCCTGGGTGGAAGTAATGATCCCAGGCATCGGATGGATTGGCCTTGATCCAACGAATAATGTAGAAGTGCTGGAAAATCACATTATTTTATGTATTGGTAGAGATTATTCAGATATTAGTCCTGTAGAAGGTGTTTATACGGGAGGAAAGCATGACTTAACTGTTAAAGTAAATGTCAGAGCATTAAATCATCTATGA
- a CDS encoding integrase translates to MVTLEEAWNSYLLLLNSLKKSTATKKQYNLDGKQFLAFAHEKNYLNADHQLKELLFIYSNYLRETYVNINTFNHKIATLRGFVDFVFLREWVEPFDYEVILQPKKRQKEALKLLTTKQLMNIANVWPTYFQYAKTQEHTWLARRNGCIVQMLLETGCKPAEIVRMKWTHMHTDSSFIYIANHNGRREIKISPILVDMLKHYKVATEELHQQEAGEWMWVSEASQSKSISTKTVERIFQVISKDIGMNVRATDLRYTVMQKAFQSEKTIEHIQQTMGYVRKWVLTERQRRFE, encoded by the coding sequence TTGGTCACATTAGAGGAGGCATGGAACAGCTATTTATTACTCTTAAATTCTTTAAAGAAAAGTACTGCCACAAAAAAACAGTATAATTTAGATGGGAAACAATTTTTAGCATTTGCCCATGAGAAAAACTACTTGAATGCGGATCACCAGTTAAAAGAATTGTTATTTATATATAGTAATTACTTAAGGGAAACGTATGTAAATATCAACACGTTTAATCATAAAATTGCTACATTACGAGGCTTTGTTGATTTTGTTTTTTTACGAGAGTGGGTGGAGCCGTTTGATTATGAGGTCATTTTACAGCCAAAGAAGAGACAAAAAGAGGCATTAAAATTACTGACAACGAAGCAATTGATGAACATTGCAAATGTCTGGCCAACCTATTTTCAATATGCGAAGACTCAAGAGCATACTTGGCTGGCAAGACGTAATGGTTGCATTGTGCAAATGCTGCTGGAAACAGGTTGTAAGCCAGCTGAGATTGTGCGTATGAAATGGACGCATATGCACACTGATTCATCGTTCATCTATATTGCTAATCATAATGGTCGTAGAGAAATTAAAATTTCTCCAATTTTAGTGGACATGCTGAAGCATTATAAAGTAGCAACCGAAGAGCTGCATCAGCAAGAGGCAGGGGAGTGGATGTGGGTCAGTGAGGCTAGCCAATCAAAATCTATATCAACAAAGACCGTTGAACGAATTTTTCAGGTTATTTCAAAGGATATTGGCATGAATGTCAGAGCAACAGATTTACGCTATACAGTCATGCAGAAAGCGTTTCAGAGTGAAAAAACAATTGAACATATTCAGCAAACAATGGGCTATGTACGAAAATGGGTGTTAACAGAAAGACAGCGCCGTTTTGAATAA
- a CDS encoding 3-hydroxybutyryl-CoA dehydratase, which translates to MQVKTTRLEAEDAKIIYQETAGLAIITIHRPQAKNALTANMWDQLAKIALQVLDNPKNKVLILRGSGENFTAGSDIKEFNAISLEKAEEAFVHMEKTISTIERLPIPTIGVINGPAMGAGLELALACDIRIGSEKAKLGIPVGKLGITLNNKFAQRLVQLVGPSTTKDLVFTGRMFKAEEAFKLGMLNYLVAAKDINKYMIRMGKLVAGMSPESLLAVKQSVQECVDSVPALWKGSTPFVGNDFSEGCRAFVEKRQPHFTRQSK; encoded by the coding sequence ATGCAAGTGAAAACAACTCGATTAGAGGCAGAAGATGCAAAAATAATTTATCAAGAAACAGCAGGACTAGCGATTATTACAATTCATCGGCCACAGGCGAAGAATGCACTAACTGCAAATATGTGGGATCAATTGGCTAAGATTGCTTTACAAGTTTTAGACAATCCTAAAAACAAAGTATTAATTTTACGCGGGTCCGGTGAAAATTTTACGGCTGGCTCCGATATTAAAGAATTTAATGCTATTTCTCTCGAAAAAGCCGAGGAAGCCTTTGTACATATGGAAAAAACCATCTCTACGATTGAACGTTTACCGATTCCAACAATTGGCGTTATTAATGGACCAGCAATGGGGGCAGGCTTAGAACTGGCATTAGCCTGCGATATTCGCATCGGCTCAGAAAAAGCAAAACTTGGAATCCCTGTTGGCAAGTTAGGAATTACTTTAAATAACAAATTTGCACAGCGTTTAGTTCAACTTGTTGGGCCTTCTACAACGAAGGATCTAGTCTTTACAGGCCGTATGTTTAAAGCAGAGGAAGCGTTTAAGCTCGGTATGCTTAATTATTTAGTTGCTGCAAAAGATATTAATAAATACATGATTCGTATGGGTAAGCTTGTGGCAGGAATGTCACCCGAATCGTTATTAGCGGTTAAACAATCTGTTCAAGAATGCGTAGACAGTGTACCAGCATTGTGGAAAGGCTCTACACCATTTGTTGGAAACGATTTTTCAGAGGGCTGCCGTGCATTCGTTGAAAAACGTCAGCCTCACTTTACACGTCAATCGAAATAA
- a CDS encoding LL-diaminopimelate aminotransferase (produces methionine from 2-keto-4-methylthiobutyrate and glutamine in vitro; mutations do not affect methionine salvage in vivo however): protein MKIVPSKKMSLFTPAIFGDLKNHAKLQQEKGMKMIDLSLGSPDLPPHAKIREYLSYRAGLAESYGYTLTGTQRFYDAVSRYYKRRSNIELDPASEIIQTIGSQEGLVHLPIAFCDPGDIVLSTNPAYVAYDAGIHLAGATPYYMPQTADNDYLPNLDAVPEEIAQKAKLLILNLPGNPVPAMPSLAYFEKVIAFAKKYNIIVLHDAAYSEFYFTGDGPISFLAAPGAKEVGMEINSLSKSFSLAGTRIAYIAGNAEMIAILKQLKSNLDFGIFEPIQDAAVVALDNAEEITASLRATFSERHKTLMNGLRAIGWDAAPSNGGMFVWAKYPYDIDCTELAFKLIEQVGVVTVPGTVFGSAGQGYLRLALVQPKEVLQEAVDQLAQVQLATQS from the coding sequence TTGAAAATTGTACCGTCAAAAAAAATGTCATTATTCACACCAGCAATTTTTGGAGATTTAAAAAACCATGCCAAGCTTCAGCAAGAAAAAGGCATGAAGATGATTGACTTAAGCTTAGGAAGCCCTGACCTTCCCCCACATGCTAAAATTCGTGAGTATTTATCCTATAGAGCGGGATTAGCAGAGTCCTATGGTTATACATTAACAGGTACGCAACGCTTTTACGATGCAGTAAGCCGCTATTATAAACGTCGTAGCAATATAGAGTTAGATCCCGCTTCTGAAATTATTCAAACAATCGGCTCTCAAGAAGGATTAGTGCATTTACCAATCGCCTTTTGTGACCCAGGTGACATTGTGTTATCTACGAATCCTGCTTACGTTGCTTATGATGCAGGAATTCATCTTGCAGGCGCAACACCTTATTATATGCCTCAAACAGCTGACAACGACTATTTACCAAATTTAGATGCGGTTCCTGAAGAAATTGCCCAAAAAGCAAAGCTATTGATTTTAAATTTACCAGGTAATCCAGTCCCTGCAATGCCATCATTAGCCTATTTCGAAAAAGTCATTGCCTTTGCTAAAAAATATAATATTATCGTCCTACATGATGCGGCCTATTCCGAGTTCTACTTTACAGGCGATGGTCCGATTAGCTTCCTTGCCGCTCCTGGTGCCAAAGAGGTTGGAATGGAAATTAACTCATTATCAAAAAGCTTTAGCCTTGCGGGTACACGTATCGCGTATATTGCAGGAAACGCTGAGATGATTGCCATTTTAAAGCAATTAAAATCAAATTTAGATTTTGGCATATTCGAGCCTATTCAGGATGCAGCCGTTGTTGCGCTTGATAATGCAGAGGAAATTACAGCAAGTTTACGAGCAACATTTTCAGAGCGTCATAAAACATTAATGAATGGTCTACGTGCAATCGGATGGGATGCAGCTCCTTCAAATGGAGGGATGTTTGTATGGGCGAAATATCCATACGATATTGATTGTACAGAATTAGCCTTTAAGCTGATTGAGCAAGTTGGGGTTGTAACAGTTCCAGGTACAGTATTTGGCTCAGCTGGACAAGGCTATTTACGCTTAGCATTAGTACAGCCAAAAGAAGTACTACAGGAAGCTGTCGATCAATTAGCACAAGTACAATTAGCAACACAATCTTAA
- a CDS encoding AI-2E family transporter, with translation MEKERPKERSNLFSTKFIRFLGGKNLFFTLITLLLLACVIFMFQKVSFIFTPLKVLFEVVILPGVLAIIAYYLLRPLLGILENWRIPRIWGILILYIAVIGFITLLVVLVYPFLRDQFTNLLQEFPGYFMALTQNIVEYLTHSRFNEYLDKIDFNYDEVVKNVTTDLFETVKDTATNLAQGVASGITGFLSTLTGIILSLVTVPFILFYLLKDGEKLPKFMLNICPPRMRKEVHEIFHDMDKQISSYIQGQILVSMCIGAMVTIGFLIIGMKYALLLGFLAMITSVVPYLGPVIAITPAVIIALVTSPFMLIKLAIVWTVVQLIEGKFISPQIMGKSLSIHPITIIFVLLTAGSLFGVPGVILGIPGYAIFKVLVTHLFKLFKQRYNRYEDEEHQQYEV, from the coding sequence ATGGAAAAAGAAAGACCAAAAGAGCGGTCTAATTTGTTTTCAACGAAGTTCATCCGCTTTTTAGGTGGGAAAAACTTATTTTTTACACTCATTACTTTATTATTGTTGGCATGTGTTATTTTCATGTTCCAAAAGGTTTCCTTTATATTTACCCCACTGAAAGTATTATTTGAGGTAGTGATTTTACCAGGGGTACTTGCCATTATCGCCTATTATCTATTGCGCCCATTATTAGGGATTCTAGAAAATTGGCGTATTCCAAGAATATGGGGTATTTTGATTTTATACATTGCTGTCATCGGTTTCATTACATTACTAGTAGTACTAGTTTATCCGTTTCTGCGAGATCAGTTTACAAATTTATTGCAGGAGTTTCCTGGATATTTTATGGCACTGACGCAAAATATTGTTGAGTACTTAACACATTCTCGCTTCAATGAGTATTTAGATAAAATAGACTTTAACTATGACGAAGTTGTTAAGAATGTCACAACGGATTTATTTGAAACGGTGAAAGATACAGCGACGAACTTAGCACAGGGTGTGGCATCTGGTATTACAGGCTTCCTTTCAACTTTAACAGGCATAATCCTGTCATTAGTAACAGTACCATTTATTTTGTTTTATTTACTTAAAGATGGTGAAAAGTTACCAAAGTTTATGTTAAACATCTGTCCACCTCGTATGCGTAAAGAGGTGCATGAAATTTTTCACGATATGGACAAGCAAATTAGCTCCTACATACAGGGTCAAATTTTAGTGTCGATGTGTATTGGTGCCATGGTAACAATCGGTTTTTTAATTATTGGCATGAAATACGCTTTATTACTTGGGTTCCTTGCAATGATTACAAGTGTGGTTCCCTATTTAGGGCCTGTTATTGCGATTACACCTGCTGTAATTATCGCCCTAGTAACATCACCATTTATGCTGATTAAGCTCGCAATTGTTTGGACAGTGGTACAGCTTATTGAAGGAAAATTTATTTCTCCACAAATTATGGGGAAATCGCTAAGTATCCATCCAATCACCATTATTTTTGTATTATTAACGGCTGGTTCTTTATTTGGCGTACCAGGTGTTATTTTAGGGATTCCAGGCTATGCCATCTTTAAAGTGCTTGTAACCCATTTATTTAAGCTATTTAAACAGCGCTATAATCGTTATGAGGACGAGGAACATCAGCAATATGAAGTATGA